ACTATAGTTTGTTTAATGAATTTAACACTTGTGCAAGGAAAGTGCATTGATTCAATAGACAATACAAACACTGGGGATGATTTCTCATTCCCGATTGGTTATTGATGCATGCATCACACTTAATTATTAAGTAATAAAAATTCTGTAATGAATTAACAATGGGTCGTGGCTATTTTTATGGCAAATATAACCTGTGTGGAACTATAGACCGTCATCTGTGCCTTTTGGATATTGTATGGTCTATTTCAAAACTCTtatcaattcaaatttttagACCTTAAGCACTCTTGACTCTCTAAATCAGTGGTTGATCCTGCACATTAGCTGGATTGAGTAAATGGTTGTGTATTCAAGTGTTTCTGAGGATGATAACTGGCattgtgtgtttatttcattaGTTGTAATTCGAGTTCCAGCCGCACAAAATATTGCTAACATCTAACGGTTTGGAATGTTTCAGCTCATTTGGATTGGATGAtcagaaatttgaaaataaccATCTTCCATCAAATGCATCAGACCCTGGACAGGTCCATTACAGAGCAAAACTTTGAAACAACTACTTCTATTAGAAGAATAGTAGATTGTTCAAGATGATAACAGTTGCAACGCTTGAAATTTGACAGATTGCTCGGGCTCTATATGATGTCGAGGAGGCAACATCCACGGTGTTTGAAATTATCTTAGAACATAAGGTATCATTTAGACATTTAGTCTTTATTTGTCTCTTCCAACTGGAGCCTTCTTTTGGTCCTTCTTTCCCCATTATTTACAGATTCATTTGTACACATGTTTTACCAGATGATCAAATCAGAAACAAGGAGCTCACTTGTTAAATTTCTTCAACTTATAGTTGCTCACCATCCTTCAAGGAGGTATAGAAAACCAACAATTTTGTCATCCCTATTTACTTTACCGAAAAGgcaatttcataattttactCTAGATACCTATTGTAGGTGCCGGAAGGGAAGTGCAGAGGTACTCGTGAGTTTTGATGATGAGTATCCACTAGATGTGTGGGCAGCTAACAGACATGAAGACCAAGATGGAAAGGGTGCCCTGGGAAATGTTCAGATTTGCGGAAAAGATGTTCCTCGTGGGTACTGGGTAAGTATTAAAGGCTGTTATTTGATGGTATAGCATTGGCTAAATTTTGTGGAATGGCTTACTAATTGCTATGATTCTTCGGAATACTTCACAGATGTTCTGTCGTGGTAGCAAGAATGGTACGAGGGGATTTAGGTAATTGTTTATTAATAACATGACCATTCAGCTTTAAATTTTCTCTAGGAAGCCTTTTGGCATACTGAATAAGTTGTATGTGAAATACTTTCTAATGTTGATTATGGTTTGTTTTCTTAGCTGTGGATTATGGGTTCTTCTTCATTCACTCTCGGTGCGAATTGAGGATGGAGAGAGCTCTTTTGCATTTGCCACCCTTTGTGACTTTGTACACAACTTCTTTATCTGTGAGGAGTGTCGCACACATTTTTACGACATGTGTTCAAGGTACAGTCAACTCAGAATAATGCACTTTCTAAGTCTTGTAAAGCTCTTCTGATCTAAACTGCTTTTGTTCTATGATCAGGGTTTCTAGTCCTTTCAACAAATCTCGTGACTTTGCCCTTTGGCTGTGGCATGCGCACAATAAAGTCAATGAGAGACTAATGAAAGAGGAAGCCTCTTTAGGAACTGGTGATCCGAAATTCCCGAAGATGATCTGGCCTCCAAAGCAACTTTGTTCATCTTGTTACCGATCCCAGAAGAACAACGATATTGATTGGGACGAGGATGCTGTGTTCAACTTCTTGACCAATTATTATGGGAAGACGCTTGTTTCTCTAAACAAAGATAAGGGCCTTAGTGGGAATGACCGGACAAATGCAGTGCTGGAAGATTTAGTTCCTTCAACAAACGCGATTGTGGTGCCTCTGGGGGCTGCACTAGCCATTGCTGTTGCTAGTTGTGCATTTGGGGCACTCGCTTGCTACTGGCGTTCACAGCAGAAGAGTCGGAAGTATTACCACCAACTACACTCTTTAAAGAACATTTGATAATTAGGGGGCTGTCCAACTCTTTCAAAAACTGGATTAAAGATCCAGGACACAGTGGGAcagtaaaaaaaatagaaagggAGAAAGATAGACATTCTTCAATttcttatttctttttcttgcacCAAATTTCAGGCCAAGGAGAACCTGGAGCTAATTTTGTTGCAAGGACAACCCTGGCACAGCCTATAAGGTGCGCAGCAGGGGGAGATCAGGGTATGTAGGAATTCAGATACAGCCTTATACAAGATGGCCTGCTCAAGGTTCTTCTGTACCCTATTTAAACTTTCATTTTCTACACAATTAAGGGTTGTACAGCTTTAAGTCGGTCTAATTTTGGAAGAGAGAATTCAAGATCTATGCGGCTTTTATTTGAATCCATTTGTTGCATGGATCTTTAGTCAAAGATTGGAAAAACCATTGTTGTCAGAGGCCATATTGATTATTttccattat
This is a stretch of genomic DNA from Argentina anserina chromosome 4, drPotAnse1.1, whole genome shotgun sequence. It encodes these proteins:
- the LOC126790357 gene encoding sulfhydryl oxidase 2 isoform X1, which produces MSSALCLVLLLFLSLLAVTLSSPGSRSILRAVNSGPAADLRDYAVDLNVTNFDAVLRDTPATYAVVEFFAHWCPACRNYKPQYEKVARLFNGPDAVYPGTVLMTRVDCASKINTKLCDSFSVSHYPMLFWGPPSKFVSAGWEPKQEKSDIQVIENGRTADRLLNWINKQLGSSFGLDDQKFENNHLPSNASDPGQIARALYDVEEATSTVFEIILEHKMIKSETRSSLVKFLQLIVAHHPSRRCRKGSAEVLVSFDDEYPLDVWAANRHEDQDGKGALGNVQICGKDVPRGYWMFCRGSKNGTRGFSCGLWVLLHSLSVRIEDGESSFAFATLCDFVHNFFICEECRTHFYDMCSRVSSPFNKSRDFALWLWHAHNKVNERLMKEEASLGTGDPKFPKMIWPPKQLCSSCYRSQKNNDIDWDEDAVFNFLTNYYGKTLVSLNKDKGLSGNDRTNAVLEDLVPSTNAIVVPLGAALAIAVASCAFGALACYWRSQQKSRKYYHQLHSLKNI
- the LOC126790357 gene encoding sulfhydryl oxidase 2 isoform X2 produces the protein MSSALCLVLLLFLSLLAVTLSSPGSRSILRAVNSGPAADLRDYAVDLNVTNFDAVLRDTPATYAVVEFFAHWCPACRNYKPQYEKVARLFNGPDAVYPGTVLMTRVDCASKINTKLCDSFSVSHYPMLFWGPPSKFVSAGWEPKQEKSDIQVIENGRTADRLLNWINKQLGSSFGLDDQKFENNHLPSNASDPGQIARALYDVEEATSTVFEIILEHKMIKSETRSSLVKFLQLIVAHHPSRRCRKGSAEVLVSFDDEYPLDVWAANRHEDQDGKGALGNVQICGKDVPRGYWMFCRGSKNGTRGFSCGLWVLLHSLSVRIEDGESSFAFATLCDFVHNFFICEECRTHFYDMCSRVSSPFNKSRDFALWLWHAHNKVNERLMKEEASLGTGDPKFPKMIWPPKQLCSSCYRSQKNNDIDWDEDAVFNFLTNYYGKTLVSLNKDKGLSGNDRTNAVLEDLVPSTNAIVVPLGAALAIAVASCAFGALACYWRSQQKSRKPRRTWS